The following are from one region of the Methanosarcinales archaeon genome:
- a CDS encoding C39 family peptidase, whose protein sequence is MEVSEVPYYKQEKWYTCGPACLRMLLKYFGTSASEEDVSKACGTTELGTTPLQLAKGSKVFGFDAGAFKNEDLNYLKYTLENGNPVIILLDAGILYGGIQGFGHFIVITGLDKNNITYHDPDIPDGKNAKCSIDRFMQAWSALKCWVIKLQKVKQ, encoded by the coding sequence ATGGAAGTATCAGAAGTACCATACTACAAACAAGAGAAATGGTATACCTGTGGTCCGGCATGCCTTAGAATGCTGCTAAAATACTTTGGCACTTCGGCATCAGAAGAAGATGTATCAAAGGCATGCGGCACAACCGAACTTGGCACCACTCCATTGCAACTGGCAAAAGGTTCAAAAGTTTTTGGATTCGATGCAGGTGCTTTTAAAAATGAAGATCTAAATTATTTAAAATATACATTAGAAAATGGCAATCCAGTCATTATATTGCTTGATGCCGGAATACTATATGGAGGAATACAAGGTTTCGGTCATTTTATAGTGATCACAGGATTAGATAAAAACAATATTACCTATCATGATCCAGATATTCCAGATGGTAAAAATGCAAAATGTAGTATTGATAGGTTTATGCAGGCATGGTCAGCTTTAAAATGCTGGGTAATCAAACTTCAAAAGGTGAAACAATGA